A part of Paenibacillus sp. sptzw28 genomic DNA contains:
- a CDS encoding NuoM family protein, with amino-acid sequence MLSNLPILSLITFSPLLGIIVLLLLPKQSSRWLKVTAIAATLIPLLLSLWLYADFDGAKGGKPYEEKATWVDASLNKEAVGDVTSYSYKFEYHMGVDGLSLPLLLLTTIVTTMAALASVYIKKRWKSFYIWFLLLEIGMLGVFLARDLFLFFVFFELTLIPMFFLIGIWGYMNRERAANKFLIYNGLGSAIMLFAFILLVSTAGFKVDQPAGKQEAHLYYSGDYQVIKDNLTNPESYVNMPPDQTQGAANPFYMSDAMRWTVFILLLIAFGIKLPIFPFHTWMLRVHAEAPPSVVMIHSGVLLKMGAYGLLRFGVFLFPAEASHWATVIAVLGVVNILYGAILALVQKEFKMVLAYSSISHMGIVLLGIASFNEIGLQGAMIQLVSHGLISALLFLIVGSLYERTGSTELDELGGLARSLPFISGILLTAGMASLGLPGLSGFIGEFLSLLGLFGSMRVLTAVAVLGVILTAVYVLRSVLGITFGPMPERYGALRDARLIEAVPMIALLAFIVLIGVYPAVLTEPMKHGFDALLQQLNGKAGG; translated from the coding sequence CTGCTGCTGCTGCCGAAACAAAGCAGCCGCTGGTTGAAAGTAACAGCCATTGCCGCAACATTAATTCCGCTCTTGCTGTCTCTATGGCTCTATGCCGATTTCGACGGGGCTAAGGGCGGAAAGCCCTATGAAGAGAAAGCGACCTGGGTCGACGCTTCGCTTAACAAGGAAGCGGTTGGCGACGTGACTTCGTATTCGTACAAGTTCGAATATCATATGGGCGTTGACGGGCTGTCGCTGCCGCTTCTTCTGCTCACGACGATCGTAACGACCATGGCTGCGCTTGCATCTGTTTATATCAAGAAACGGTGGAAATCGTTTTACATCTGGTTTTTACTGCTGGAAATCGGCATGCTGGGCGTATTTCTTGCCAGGGACCTTTTCCTGTTCTTCGTATTCTTCGAGCTTACGCTTATCCCGATGTTCTTCCTGATCGGCATTTGGGGTTACATGAACCGCGAGAGAGCGGCGAACAAATTCTTGATTTATAATGGGCTCGGCTCGGCGATAATGCTTTTTGCCTTTATCCTCCTGGTCTCTACGGCCGGCTTTAAAGTAGACCAGCCGGCCGGTAAGCAGGAGGCGCATCTGTATTACAGCGGCGACTACCAAGTGATAAAGGATAACCTGACTAACCCGGAATCGTATGTCAACATGCCTCCGGACCAGACGCAAGGGGCGGCGAACCCGTTCTATATGTCGGATGCGATGCGCTGGACGGTCTTTATTTTGCTGCTCATCGCCTTCGGCATCAAGCTGCCGATCTTCCCATTCCATACGTGGATGCTGAGGGTCCATGCGGAGGCGCCTCCGTCGGTCGTTATGATCCACTCAGGGGTTTTGCTCAAGATGGGCGCTTACGGTTTATTGCGGTTCGGTGTATTTCTATTCCCCGCCGAGGCGAGCCACTGGGCAACGGTGATTGCAGTGCTTGGTGTTGTTAATATTCTTTACGGCGCGATTCTGGCGCTCGTCCAGAAAGAATTCAAGATGGTACTCGCGTACTCGTCGATCAGCCATATGGGTATTGTACTGCTGGGCATCGCCTCGTTTAATGAAATCGGTTTGCAGGGCGCCATGATTCAGCTTGTTTCCCACGGTCTGATCTCTGCACTGCTGTTCCTGATTGTCGGCAGCTTGTATGAGCGGACCGGTTCGACGGAACTTGACGAACTGGGCGGACTTGCCCGCAGCTTGCCGTTCATAAGCGGCATTCTGCTTACGGCGGGTATGGCATCACTGGGACTGCCGGGCTTATCCGGCTTTATCGGAGAATTCCTGTCGCTGCTCGGTTTATTCGGCTCGATGCGAGTCCTCACGGCGGTTGCAGTGCTTGGCGTGATTCTGACGGCTGTATATGTGCTCCGCAGCGTCCTCGGCATTACGTTCGGACCAATGCCCGAGCGTTACGGCGCGCTTCGCGATGCGAGGCTCATTGAGGCGGTGCCGATGATTGCCCTGCTGGCATTTATCGTGCTGATCGGAGTTTATCCGGCAGTGCTGACTGAACCAATGAAGCATGGCTTCGATGCGCTGCTGCAGCAACTTAACGGGAAGGCGGGGGGATAG
- a CDS encoding NADH-quinone oxidoreductase subunit N encodes MDVTQQQLAPLAPFTWSDAAYLAPEWILIAFTIALAVIDLAMPRSVSRTVIGWLTLGGLLTSLGFVVWRLIDMNSKVPALDANGQPVSGAIRLLADSYRIDDFGSILKIVFLVATALIVLMSLGTVKRDEIPNKGEFYYLLLPAVVGAMIMASSGDLITLFVGLELLSITTYVLVGMRKHAVKSSEAAFKYVVTGGISTALILFGMSYLYGITGATNLGAVAQGVQQHAADFAALLYVAFFFILAGLGIKIAAAPFHAWAPDVYQGAPTPITAFLAVVSKGAAFAVIFRIVFNVAFYASTPDKPIADDIFLTLLIMAAAAMIIGSTAALKQYNVKRLMALSGIANAGYLLVPVGVSLKGMHASNFGEFAFYLAAYLLMNVGAFAVFSVVSKAAGHEEVSSFAGLYFRAPWTACAMIVFVLSLAGLPVTGGFFGKLFILLGAAQSKAYWIVAVMVASSVISYYFYFRVIRQMFMRSTGEEKDVQVPATTGIAIWLCAILTVALGIVPGPVMDWVNGHFSILGDLFIR; translated from the coding sequence ATGGATGTAACTCAACAGCAGCTCGCACCGCTTGCGCCTTTCACATGGAGTGATGCCGCCTATCTTGCCCCTGAATGGATATTGATCGCCTTTACCATTGCACTCGCAGTCATTGACCTGGCAATGCCGCGAAGCGTGAGCCGGACGGTAATCGGATGGCTGACGCTCGGGGGGCTGTTGACGTCGCTTGGTTTCGTCGTTTGGCGGCTGATCGATATGAACAGCAAAGTGCCGGCGCTGGATGCGAACGGACAGCCGGTGAGCGGTGCAATCCGATTGCTTGCCGACAGCTACAGGATAGATGATTTCGGCAGCATTTTAAAAATCGTGTTTTTGGTCGCTACAGCCCTTATCGTACTCATGAGTCTGGGTACGGTGAAACGCGATGAAATACCGAATAAAGGTGAGTTTTATTACCTGCTCCTGCCGGCGGTCGTAGGGGCGATGATCATGGCATCATCCGGAGATTTGATTACGTTATTCGTCGGATTGGAGCTGCTCAGCATCACGACTTACGTGCTCGTCGGAATGCGCAAGCATGCCGTAAAGTCGTCGGAGGCGGCGTTCAAATATGTCGTGACGGGGGGCATTTCCACGGCGCTGATTCTGTTCGGCATGTCTTATCTGTACGGGATTACAGGGGCGACGAACCTCGGCGCCGTCGCCCAGGGCGTGCAGCAGCATGCTGCTGATTTTGCGGCGCTACTATATGTCGCGTTCTTCTTCATTCTGGCAGGGCTTGGAATAAAAATCGCGGCCGCGCCTTTTCACGCATGGGCACCGGACGTTTATCAAGGAGCGCCGACGCCCATTACGGCTTTTCTCGCGGTCGTCTCCAAAGGCGCTGCGTTTGCAGTGATTTTTCGTATCGTTTTCAATGTTGCATTCTATGCATCTACGCCCGATAAACCGATTGCTGATGATATCTTCCTTACCCTTCTCATAATGGCGGCAGCGGCTATGATCATCGGTTCGACGGCAGCCTTGAAGCAGTATAATGTAAAGCGGCTTATGGCCCTCTCGGGAATAGCCAATGCGGGTTATCTGCTAGTCCCAGTAGGAGTCTCCCTGAAAGGAATGCACGCGTCCAACTTCGGTGAATTCGCATTCTACCTTGCGGCGTATTTACTGATGAACGTCGGGGCGTTTGCAGTCTTCTCGGTTGTCAGCAAAGCGGCTGGACACGAAGAGGTCAGCAGCTTCGCGGGATTATACTTCCGGGCACCGTGGACGGCGTGCGCTATGATCGTGTTCGTATTGTCTCTTGCCGGGCTGCCGGTTACCGGGGGATTCTTCGGTAAATTGTTCATTCTTCTCGGGGCAGCGCAGTCGAAGGCCTATTGGATTGTTGCCGTGATGGTAGCAAGCAGTGTAATTTCGTACTATTTCTACTTCAGGGTGATCCGTCAAATGTTCATGCGCTCCACCGGCGAGGAAAAGGATGTGCAAGTACCTGCTACAACAGGAATTGCGATCTGGCTGTGTGCGATTTTGACGGTTGCGCTCGGCATCGTACCCGGCCCTGTCATGGACTGGGTGAACGGACACTTTTCCATACTAGGGGACTTGTTTATCCGTTAA